atacATTTATTCTACAGTAATTATGTGCATAAAAATTAGCATCTTTATTAATGAAGTGAAGCATCACTGTGTTTTAGTTGTATCAATCAGCCAATTAACAGCTTCCATAGTATCCATAAAAGCAAGCAGTCTTTTTTATTGATGCCTACTTCTACTACTATCATCACACTGCTGAAAGATCAAAGGAGAACACAGAAAACCAGCCAAGATTCCACTCGACAAAGGCAGTGCTCCATGCCGTCTGCATTCAGGGACCTGTACGCATCCAGAAATCAAGGATATAAGCCGGAGGAACAAACAGATGAGAAGGATCAGCATATATGAGCTGAAAGCATACTGCAGGTGATCCGAGGGAGGTTGCAGCGAGCAGACAGGCGAGCGATGATACTGAGGGTGTCGCAGAGGCAGCCATGGTCGACGCGTCCGAGAGAGGCGCAGCATTGTTCGCCGGGAGGCCCTGTGACTTGGCCAGGAACAACGAAGCGAGCGAATGCGGCGAGCTGGCCAAGATTCGCAGAGCAGGTCTGCTGAGACGGAGACGACCAAGCTACTTGAGACTTCGCAGCCACCGCCACGAGCAACAGCACCAACCAAGCTCCTGCCGGTGGCGGATTTAAAGGAAGCGACAGGAAGGACTTGGCCCTCGCCATGGACATCAATCAAGCTCACCGTTTTCCCCATCCTCCTCCCAATGCCACCATGTATGTACAGGGAAGCTGATGAAGGAGTGTGGCTTTGCATGAACTGTAACTTCTACTGAGAAAGCATCACAGAAAGTGTGATGTATGTCATCAGTTGGAACAGAGATTAATACACCATATCAATTCCATTCTTGCACCCAATGGTCACACCATGTTGTCATTCAAACTATAATCACCAATATCTTTCATGTTTCAATCACACATCAGATCAACACAAGTTGGAGTCGATTGACCCCTTCTCCCAAACGCAAAGTAGCTCGACAAGCAATGGATGTTCTTGTGATCGAAGACGACCTGCAACTGCGAACAGCAACCGCAACTTTTCGAGCCGTTTGGCTTTCTCCTCTCGATGATTTTTctttccaatttacatataaatattgAAAATGCTCATCAACGATAGGATGAACAAAACACTACTACAGAAGTTGATAAGATACACGGGATAATTATCCTCAAAATAACCAAAAGACTTCAGATTTAGAAGACAATAGCGTTGACTCACCACCTTTATTGGTGCAACGAGTACCATCAACCAATGTGACTCGATCGATAAGCACCAAACGGACTCCTAGTCACTTGGATGACTATGTATGTAGTCATAAACCTTCTCCCAGTGAAGCACTCACGGTTATTCAAGACTATACTATACAAGAGCCAAAGACTTTTAAGAatgttggtgaacctttacgcTTAGTCGAGGTATCAGTACGGCTCAATCCAGTTCTGGATGTACAAGATTGTCGCCCACGTGGATACTCAGGTGGTAAGGGTGAGCGTCGGGTCGGGTTCGAGCCTCATCCGCCGAGCGCGATCTTCTCTCTTGGTGAGTGACCTTCTTCTTCGTCGTTAGACTCCTACACACGGGTCAAGGTTGGGAGGGGGATTTCCCGACTCGATTCCTCCAAAgcttaagttagcttttggtaaaacgagagagagagagagagagttgagtaTTCGAAGTTCTCCCCCTCCCGAttaaggagggttagcttttatatatACGTTGATGAATTAATCGTACGGGGTCAATTAATTGTAGCGGGCTCCTCGGACGATCAACTTTAGCTTCTATACAAGCGTCGACCAACCTGCACGGATCGACACCGTCCTGAGCTTTTCGGGACGATTGTACCGTGATGATGCCATTCGTACGGAGGGGGCAACAAGCGGCTGCCCGTCACGTATATGTTACACGCTACATCGTACTTGAGGTTCCACGTCTGCATCGTTGTGTCTGCTTGCCGGGATCCATATGGACGATGCCAAAATATGTCATATGAAAAAAAGACTCTAAAATTTTCGCATTAGAAAACAGCAATAGAAGAAGAATTAATTACTTTTCACGACAATAAGACATGGAACCTTATGCCTCCTCCTCGACAAACCAATCCAATGGTGTTGGTTCAAAATGGGTTTTCCGAATCAAATATAAAAGAAGATGGTTGAATCGAGCGATATAAGATACGCTTAGTCACACAAGTTCTCATCTTTACGAAGAAACGTTCGGTAAAGTGATTAAAGCAGCGATCATTCGGATTATTTTTTCTTTAGTCATAGTATCAAATTGGATTATTTGATGTCAAAAAGTTTATTTCTTCACGACTTTCTTATGGAGACCGTCTATATCAATCTTAATTTTTATTTACTCTTGGATTTTATTCTAGTAAAGCAAACACattcttatttatttataaaaaaataataatattattttattcttgTTTAGGTCGATGATGTAATTTTGATGGACCATATCTCTCATTGAAAGTCTCATCCATAAATTGAATAAGAAATTTATACTTAAATAATCTAATCTTCTATTTACCGACtaatcatattaaaattaattatcattttatctttaaaaaagTTACTATTCATGCtcttataaaacaaaaaaaaatccctCTTCACTGTAAATCAGCAATGTTTTTACTAAACCATTAtccaaataagtttttttttgtttttgtttttgtttttttggattAAGTTAGGCGTTCATGCACTTCCACTCGCCAGCTTGAGGGGGCTTGAAGAAGTCAACGCAATCTCATGAAATTAGCTTAACCATGGCAATGAGCTAAAGGAGGAAGGCAACCAAATCTATTGATGAGTTTTGGATTCAAGTTAGGGGTCCATGCACTTTCTACTCACCAGCTTGAGGGGGCTTGAAGAAGTCAACGCAATCTCATGAAATTAGCTTAACCATGGCAGTGAGCTAAAGGAGGAAGGCAACCAAATCTATTGGTGAGTTTTGAATTATATCGCAGGACAAAAACGCGAGGAAATCATCAACAATTGAAATTCTTTTCATGCAGCATAAAACAGACGTTGTCATGTCTTATCTTCGTTGTTCCCCCTTCAAATTTCAACGCCATGGACTCCGGAAGTCACAGATTAGAGAGGGATCCCACCAGCTGTCAGAATTGTCTGTTTTCCTTCGTAATTTTCGAGTGTTTAGCCTTGAATCCAGCTGAGTATCTTGTTATTTGTTCATTATTTGCGAGAAAGATCGTTTCTTGAGCCGTTTTGTTGGCCGTCAAGTCTTATCTTTAAGCTTTGTCAACTTTGATTCTTTTCTACTTTTGGATGGATATTTTGCTCTTGCGACCAGTATTTCAGAATCCGTTCGGAGGAAAGGAAGGATCTTAGGGTGTTCCAGATACTGTAGATGCTGGCCTTTTGTGTGTGTTTTTGGTGCTGAACTATTATTTGTCGTGAAAGTTAGAGTGAAATTTGCTCCTCCCCATCCCCCTCCAGATGTCGGAGAAGATGTTGTAGATGGCGTACCATTAGAGTCATGTTATGgttttttcatgattttttttgcttcaattttatATTCATGTCCGTGCTGTGAAACGCTGCTTTGCTGAATTTCTTCTGTTAAgctatatttacctgataatcatAGTTGTATCTCCTTAAAATCCGTAGATCAGGATGAGAAAAATGCTATCTTCCGTCCATTGCGCATGTGAATACATTTTAACATATagtgaaaatatttttatttttggttgGTCTTCTGAGGCTTATTATGGAACGTAAATGAGATTTACATTTGTATTATTCTTAGATTTACCAGTTTTATATCTCAACTACCTACTTAAATTGCGAGTGCTCTTCAAAGCTTAAAGCCAAAACCTAATATTTTGACATGGTATTGGCACCATGTTTCTCGTCAAACAACACTGATGCCTTTTGCCGTGTGCAATTGAACATTTGCTACTTTATTGAATATTTCTGTTCTTTGTTAGGTTTGCTGAGAAGTATCAAACTGTtaagtttttttcttttcaaagttGTTTTGTTTACTGAAATTATTAAACTCCATTGTGTATAGATGGTTATCAGTACTTAAACATTAAAAGTTGCTTACATGATGCTTAAAactctgttcttcttcttctttatataATTTTAAGTTACTGTTGCACAATAGTGCTACCTATGATATTGTGTGATGAGCCTTCAGAATTTTTAAATCAAGGTATATGTATTTGGCACAACCTTGTAGATATAGGCAGACCAAGTTTTAATGACACTCTGCACTAAAATTTGGAAAATTTTCCCCTAGTACATCGCCATCATGGTACAGAATGTCCCAGCACCTTATGTGGTGGAAGAAAATTTTGGAGGTTATTTCCATGATCACGATGACCTTGCATTAGCTGAGGAGCTTCAGGATCAGGTAGGTGTTCTTCATTTTTCATTTGTTTCTCTCAAAATAATAATCGGGCGATATAGTTGTAGTTGGAATGTTATGCAAAAGCGGATGCATTTGGGAGAACATGGAATTTACAAGATTCTTTTTAGCCATAAATTAGTAGAATTGGACTATCTGCTGAACCGATAATTGGCTTATAAACATTACAAACTAACTCTTCCTTCTTCGATATGCCAAGGCTACTGGCTACAGTATGCCTTTCTGTCAGCTAAAATGTTCAGGACTGTCTTTATTCTTTACCATACTGTATGAAAGAAAGTATCATCTAGACTAATTCTTGTTTGAAGAAAACAGAAGGGGAGTTCTGAATCAGGTATATTTATGCATATTCAATAATTCAGAAAACACTTTCCAAAGATTCTAATGGCAATTTTATAGAGAAATTGAgaaattaaatattatcataatTGAACTCACCACCCCAAAAATGTGGCATTTGGGAGGATCAATTTAGGCGGCCATGCCATCACAAGTGGAGAGAATATCTCCATGCAGTTCCATGAAGATTGACATGATAATGATCAGGTGCTCGCCTACAATCATGAAGAAAAGTTTGGCATGTGATTGCAAACTAATGGCACATACAACCTGCAATGGAAATTTTGACATTGTGTAATGGAAATAAATCTTCCTAGTTAGCGTCTTCCATAACTCTTTCATATTGCAAAAAATTTTGACCTTCTAGAGACAATTGTTCGCATTGTCTGTGACCATAAATCTAGCAACTATCATGTAACTGTCTGATGTTACCACTTCTTGTGTGAACAAGGATTGATTTTTCATAAGCTAAAGAGCAAGTCAAAATCGTTTCACAACTATTGACTCCACAAGAAGATAACTCTATCAGAATAATTATTCCTCAAATCTCTAcatatttgttttctttcttttataatAGGGTGCGATGGCTTATCTTGTGAACAATTTTGTGTATATACGCACACACAATCAAGTTTTACATTTATATGTGTGATTGTGTTGAAGAACTGAAACAGCCACTTTGGCGATGAAATATTTACATAATTTGTGCTACGAAACATGAATTTATTCATTGTTAAGGAAACAAATTTTAGCTTTAATTTCTTGTAGTTTGGGCAAACTTTCTTTCAGGAAAGCATATATCTATCGTTCCAAGGAAATGTTCATGGTGGCAGTTCTAGGCTGAACAATGGTCATGATAGAAACATGGGAGAAGGAAATTCTTCAAGAATGGCTAGAGTTGAGCAACAGCTAGCTCTTGATGAGGCATTAGATAGAGAACTGCAGGAGTCAGAGAATCAGCTTGCTGATACTTCATTTGGTGAAGTTACCAGAATTGAAGCTAGTAGTAAATA
This Musa acuminata AAA Group cultivar baxijiao unplaced genomic scaffold, Cavendish_Baxijiao_AAA HiC_scaffold_1062, whole genome shotgun sequence DNA region includes the following protein-coding sequences:
- the LOC135666023 gene encoding uncharacterized protein LOC135666023 isoform X1, which encodes MDSGSHRLERDPTSCQNCLFSFVIFECLALNPYIAIMVQNVPAPYVVEENFGGYFHDHDDLALAEELQDQFGQTFFQESIYLSFQGNVHGGSSRLNNGHDRNMGEGNSSRMARVEQQLALDEALDRELQESENQLADTSFGEVTRIEASNITPAQSFTASAECNSASTSSQELPQWGETIATESRGLPDEPISLLQSSTYKAGLFSKKDKHKSMPSMR
- the LOC135666023 gene encoding uncharacterized protein LOC135666023 isoform X2; translation: MDSGSHRLERDPTSCQNCLFSFVIFECLALNPYIAIMVQNVPAPYVVEENFGGYFHDHDDLALAEELQDQESIYLSFQGNVHGGSSRLNNGHDRNMGEGNSSRMARVEQQLALDEALDRELQESENQLADTSFGEVTRIEASNITPAQSFTASAECNSASTSSQELPQWGETIATESRGLPDEPISLLQSSTYKAGLFSKKDKHKSMPSMR
- the LOC135666023 gene encoding uncharacterized protein LOC135666023 isoform X3: MVQNVPAPYVVEENFGGYFHDHDDLALAEELQDQFGQTFFQESIYLSFQGNVHGGSSRLNNGHDRNMGEGNSSRMARVEQQLALDEALDRELQESENQLADTSFGEVTRIEASNITPAQSFTASAECNSASTSSQELPQWGETIATESRGLPDEPISLLQSSTYKAGLFSKKDKHKSMPSMR
- the LOC135666023 gene encoding uncharacterized protein LOC135666023 isoform X4, which translates into the protein MVQNVPAPYVVEENFGGYFHDHDDLALAEELQDQESIYLSFQGNVHGGSSRLNNGHDRNMGEGNSSRMARVEQQLALDEALDRELQESENQLADTSFGEVTRIEASNITPAQSFTASAECNSASTSSQELPQWGETIATESRGLPDEPISLLQSSTYKAGLFSKKDKHKSMPSMR